From Nicotiana tabacum cultivar K326 chromosome 15, ASM71507v2, whole genome shotgun sequence, the proteins below share one genomic window:
- the LOC107769103 gene encoding large ribosomal subunit protein uL6z/uL6y, with product MKTILSSETMDIPDGVKIKVKAKQIEVEGPRGKLTRNFKHLNLDFQLIKDEETGKKKLKIDAWFGSRKTTAAIRTALSHVENLITGVTKGYRYKMRFVYAHFPINASITGVNKAIEIRNFLGEKRVRKVDMLEGVTVVRSEKVKDELVLDGNDIELVSRSAALINQKCHVKNKDIRKFLDGIYVSEKGRIAEEE from the exons ATGAAGACTATACTCTCATCAGAAACGATGGATATCCCCGATGGGGTAAAAATCAAGGTAAAAGCAAAGCAAATAGAAGTGGAAGGACCAAGAGGAAAACTAACCCGCAACTTCAAGCACTTGAATCTTGATTTTCAGCTCATAAAAGATGAAGAAACCGGAAAGAAAAAGCTCAAGATTGATGCTTGGTTTGGATCTCGTAAAACCACTGCTGCTATTCGTACTGCACTTAGTCACGTTGAGAATCTCATAACTGGTGTCACTAAAGGGTACCGTTACAAGATGCGTTTTGTGTATGCCCATTTTCCTATCAATGCTTCTATCACTGGTGTGAACAAGGCTATCGAGATCAGAAACTTTCTTGGCGAGAAAAGG GTAAGGAAAGTCGATATGCTTGAAGGGGTTACTGTTGTCAGGTCTGAGAAAGTTAAGGATGAATTGGTATTGGATGGGAATGACATTGAGCTTGTTTCGCGTTCTGCTGCACTCATAAACCAG AAATGCCATGTTAAGAACAAAGATATCCGTAAGTTCCTGGATGGTATCTATGTGAGTGAGAAAGGAAGAATAGCTGAAGAAGAGTAA